The window CGGTAAACGGAAACTAGGGATTCCTACGGTGATAGACCGTTTCATTCAACAGGCATTAAACCAAGCGCTAACACCCATATTTGACCCGGGATTTTCAGAGAATAGCTTTGGTTTTAGACCAAACAAGCAAGCACATCAAGCTGTGCGAAAAGCGAAATCCTACATCAAAGAAGGTTACCGCTGGGTCATTGATATGGACTTAGAAAAGTTCTTCGATCATGTGAATCATGATAAGCTAATGCATTTAATTGGCAAGAAAATAAGAGATGGAAGAATCCTTCATCTAATCCGAGAATTCTTGAAGGCAGGCATTATGGAAAACGGGCTAGTCACTTCAAACCTTGAAGGGACCCCCCAAGGGGGTCCATTAAGTCCGCTTTTATCCAATATAATGTTGGATCCATTAGACAAAGAACTCGAAAGAAGAAATCTTCGATTTGTAAGATACGCAGATGATTGTAATATCTTTGTCAAGAGTAGAAAAGCCGGAAAGAGAGTCATGGAGAACATGACAAACTTCATAGAGAAAGAGCTATCACTCAAGGTGAACAGGGAAAAGACGGCATTAGACCGCCCATGGAAACGGGATTATCTAGGGTTTAGCTTTACGTATCATAAAGAACCAAAGATAAGAATCGCTCGGAAGAGCATTCAAAAGATGAAACAAAGAATCAGGGAACTCACCAGCCGCTCCCATTCGATCTCAATGGAAGAAAGAATCAAAAGACTAAATCAGTACCTAATGGGTTGGTGCGGATACTTTTCACTAGCTGACACTCCTACTGTCTTTAAGAACCTTGATAAATGGATAAGAAGAAGGCTCCGAATGATGATCTGGAAACAGTGGAAGAAACCGAAAACGAAAGTGAAGAAACTCATTCAACTCGGAGTTCAACCATATAAAGCATATGAATGGGGGAATTCGAGGAAATCATATTGGAGAATCTCTAAAAGTCCCATATTACACCAAACCCTTGGCAACTCTTATTGGAGTAGCCAAGGGCTGAAAAGCCTGTATAGAAAATATGGTGAAAAGCGTCATTTATTTGATTGAACCGCCGTATACCGAACGGTACGTACGGTGGTGTGAGAGGACGGAGGTTCACACCTCCTCCTACTCGATTCCCTTAAAAAAGTCTGTAATCGGATTTATCTGGACTATGGATCCATAAGGAAAATGACCGTACCCGTTGAGGTTGAATAGGATGTTTGAGAACAGAGAATAAGAGAAGGGAAACGGGGAAAGTCAATGACTCCCAAAAAGGATTTTTCGTTTTAACGAAATGAACTGGAAATGGTGATGAAGTCGGACGGATTTATTTCCTGATTAAATGGAAAGTCTTAGGTTCATTCAGCTATAAAAGAGGAGATAAGTCCAAATTTAAGGTTATGGTTTAAAGCTGGAGGAGGAAAGAATCCCCTCTAATGGAAGTGTCACTGTATCCCGCATTAAGGGGCAGTAAATCCCTTTCATAGGATTGGCGGGGAAGAAGAACCCTTTGGGACTAACTGCCCCTAAAGGCCCGATTGGTTCAACTAACCATCAGAAGGGGAGTTTTTCTTCCCCTTCTGATGGAAGTTTCACAATATCGGCTAGTCCTGTTTTTGGATTACAACAGCCTTCCAAGAAGACAAGTCAGGAGCAGATTTTTTTATATTGTTTTTCGGAAAAATAAAGGTCCACGGTTTTGTTGTATTTGGCTTGATTTCCAATTGACCGATATTGAATTGCCCTTCAGCCGCAATGGCATCGTTCGCATCGATAATTCTCAGCGGAAGTTGTTGTATTTGAATCGCTTTTTCGTAGCCGTTTCGGATCAAGAGAGTCACGGCCAAATCTCCCGATTGCAGCATTTTGGCTTCTAATCCCATAAAATTGAGTTCATTTTTCTTTGGAGGCTCCAATTGGCTAACGAGCTGTTGGAGTTTTTTCTTTTCTTCGTCAGGCAAACTTTGTTCCCAAGAAGGTTCTAAATCGAGTTGATGTTGTTTTGTGCTTAAATCGAAGGCGAGTGTCCAGCCTTCTTTTTGCAGATGATCTTTCAACAAGGACTCTTTAGGGAAAACAAAAGTCCACGGTCGGCTGCTTTCGGCCGGGATTTCTCCTGCATCATGAAGGTTAAAGGTGTGTTTAGCCACAACTTCCCGATTTTCATCTAATAGAATAAGGGGAACTTCTTCCAATTGGATCGGCTTTTTTAATGAATTACGAATAAAGGCGGTCACCGAAAGCCCTTCGGGTGTTTCTTCCCATTGAATGCTGGACAGAGAAAGCTGATTGGGCTTCAGTGTTGGCAGCTCATTATTTAAAAAACGAAATACATAGTATTGTTCTTTTGAAACATTCCACAACGGGTGGATGGAAAGTTCGGTTTTCACTTCTGAATCTTGATCTCCTTGTTGTGGAGAGTCGACTAATTCAGCGGAGTCGATGGTATTAGTCAAGCCTTCTAATTGGATATCTTCTTTCTTTTTTTTTCGAAATAATGGAAACATGATCAGCTACTCCTTTGTTTGCATCTCTTTTAAAAAAGCGGCGATTCTGACAGAGATCTCTTTTTCGATTTCATGGTACGTTTCTAAAAAGATTTCATATCCTTCTTTTTGGTAAAGCCTCATAGGATCTTCTTGTTGATACGATCTTAATCCGATTCCCTCTTTCAGACGCGTCATGCTTTCCATATGTTCGATCCAATGTCGGTCAATGACAGAAAGCATAATTTCTTTTATATAACTGGCCCATTCTGCAAAATTTAATTGTTCAATTCGTTTTTTGTAAGAAGCAACGGCAGGGAAGACGGCTTCTTCCACATCCTTCAGATCTTCCAATCCTTCCGGCAAGTTGACAGTCTCACCGGGAATGAACGATTGAATCGTCGAAAGCAATTGATTCAGACGCCAATTATCCGGTGTTTCTGTCTCCGGACAAAGTCGTTGTATTTGTTCTTTTACAGCCGAATCAATCATTTCAAAATATAGTTTCAACAGATCGCTTTCATCAATAATTTTATTTCTTAGTCCGTAAATGACATTTCGCTGCATGTTAATGACATCGTCCAGTTTTAAATTGTATTCACGTACAGAAAAGTTTGAGCCTTCCACTATTCGCTGAATTTTGTTGACAAACTCGTCCATTTTTTTATTTAGCACTAAGCCGGTAGAATCGGTTTTGATTTTTTTAGATAATTTTTCCATTTCTTTGGAGGCGAAGCGCTGGAACATGTCATCTTCTAATGAAATAAAAAACTGGGTGGAACCGGGATCACCTTGGCGGCCGGCGCGCCCTTTTAGCTGATTATCAATTCTTCTGCTTTCATGCCGCTCTGTTCCGATGACATGAAGGCCCCCAAGCTGGGCGACTCCCTCTTCCAAAATAATATCTGTCCCGCGTCCAGCCATATTGGTGGCGATCGTAATCTGTCCTCGTTGTCCGGCTTTGGCAATCAGCGCTGCCTCTTGATCGGCGCTTTTAGCGTTCAACAGTTCATAGTCTAAATGCTCTTGGTCTAAATACTTCGCCAGTTTTTCCGACTGAAGAATGGAAGTAGTCCCGATTAAAACCGGCTGCCCTTTTTCATGGCGCTTTTTTACTTCTTTCGCTACAGCGGTGTATTTATCGTGTATCGTTTTATAAATCCGGTCCGGCAAATCGATGCGTTGTTTTGGTTTGTTGGTGGGAATTTGAATGACTTCCATATTGTACACTCGAAGGAATTCTTGTTCTTCCGTTTTTGCCGTTCCGGTCATCCCCGATAAATACGGGTACATACGAAAATAGTTTTGGATGGTAATGGACGCTTGAGTTTTGTTTTCTTCTGTAATTTCCAGTCCTTCCTTAGCCTCGATAGCTTGATGAAGTCCGTCGCTCAGCGTTCTTCCTTCCATGATGCGGCCTGTAAAACTATCCACGAGAAAAATTTTGCCGTCTTTCACAATGTAATCTACGTCGCGTTTAAACATGACATGGGCACGTACGGCTTGGATGACATAATGGTACAGTATTTGATGTTCCAAGTCGTATAAATTATCGATACCGAAGGCATTTTCCACTTTCTCAATTCCTTGATCGGTTAAGCTGACCGCCTTTGTTTCCATATCGAAGGAATAATCCTCTTCGTTTTTGAATTTTTTTGCCAATTGAGCTGCAATATAATGCAATTCAGAACTTGCCCTTACTTTACCCGCGATAATGAGCGGTGTTTTTGCTTCGTCGATTAATATACTGTCCACTTCGTCGATAATGGCAAAATGATAAGGGCGTTGGACTCGATCTTCAGCCCGGGTAGCCATATTGTCACGCAGATAGTCAAAACCAAATTCTGTTCCGACGCCGTAAGTGATATCGGCAAGATAGGCCTGTTTTTTTTCGCTTTGCTCCATAAGCGGTAAATTTAATCCCACTGTTAATCCAAGGAATTCATGGATAGGGCCAATGATTTCGCGATCGCGCTTTGCTAAATATTCATTGACGGTAATGACATGGACACCTTTTCCTTCCAAAGCTCGTAAATAGCTGGGAAGGGAGGCTACCAATGTTTTTCCTTCACCGGTAGCCATTTCAGCAATATTGCCTTCGGTCAATACAAGGCCGCCGATCAACTGGACATCGTAATGGCGCATGCCAAGAATCCTTTTGGCTGCTTCTCTGACTGTCGCAAAGGCTTCGACTTTAATATCATCAATCGTTTTTCCGTTTTGCAGCTGTTGTTTAAACCAAATGGTTTTTTGCTGTAATTCTTGGTCTGAAAGTTTTTCAAACTCTGGTTCTATCTCATTGATTTTCTCAACTAATTTATAATATTTTTTCAATCTTCTTTCGTTCGCATCGACCATATTTTTGATAAGTGAGATCATATTAGGTACGCTCCTTGAAGAAAAATCCTAATCTTCTATTATATTAATATCTTACCAGAACCAATGCTTTTTTACTATAAACAGTACAAGATGTAAAATAAAGGTCGAGAATAAAAGAAAAATAGCATGAAATGAATTTTTAAAGAATTTGATATAGATATTATGACCAATCCGTTTTATAATATTGAAATTGAAGTGGTGGAAATTCTTTGCAGAAGAAATTTTCCAAATGAGAGATAGAATACCGATTTTTTTTGAATGCAATAACAAATTTTGCAATGAACTTTAGTTGCTTTTTTGGGCATGCTAAGAAAGAGGAGGTACGGCATGGTTTACCTTACCTTTGTACTATGTTTTATCGCTTCGCTTCTGCTGACTCCTTTGGCGAAGAAGCTGGCGATCGCTATCGGAGCTGTTGACAAGCCTAATTACAGAAAAGTGCATCAGAAAATAATGCCCCGTATGGGTGGTTTGGCGATTTTTTTAAGTTTTCTTATTGGACTTTTGGTTTTACGTCCGCAAGATCCTTATAACTGGCCGATTATAATTGGCAGCTTTATTATTGTCCTTACAGGATTACTGGATGACAAGTTTGAGCTTTCGCCAAAACTTAAACTAGCTGGTCAGCTGCTGGCAGCCATTGTCGTGGTCGTGATCGGCGGGGTGCATGTGGAATTTATTAATTTGCCTTTCGGAGGCCAATTGGAATTTGGATTGTTAAGCGTTCCGCTAACCATTTTATGGATCGTCGGTGTGACCAATGCCATTAATTTAATCGACGGATTAGATGGACTGGCTGCCGGGGTTTCTTCGATCGCTTTAATTACCATTAGCTTTATGGCTTTTCTTAAAGGCGACGCATATGTCATGAGTATTGCACTCATTTTGCTTGGCAGTACATTAGGTTTTCTGATTTACAATTTTCATCCTGCCAAGATTTTTATGGGAGATACAGGAGCTCTCTTTTTAGGATATATGATGTCCGTTGTGTCGCTGCTTGGATTTAAGAATGTAACAGTTCTTTCATTTGTCATCCCTGTTATTATTCTCGGGGTGCCAATTTCCGATACGTTTTTTGCGATTATTCGCCGTTTTATCCATAAGAAGCCACTCTCAGCGCCTGATAAATCTCATTTGCATCATTGTTTGTTGCGAATGGGATACACCCACAAACAAACGGTGCTGATCATCTATGCCATTTCAGCCATGTTTGGACTGGCAGCCATTATTTTTTCAATGGCTACCATATGGGGGGCTCTTCTGTTTGGCGCTATTTTGATTATAGGAATTGAACTTTTCGTCGAAAGTGTTGGCTTAGTCGGATCCGATTACCAGCCGTTGTTGAGATTAGTCATGAGAAAAAGCAGATAATCCAATTTCGCTTAGAAGTGGAAAAAGAAAAGGGTGTCCTGAAATCAAGCTTTTGGGGCACCTTTTTTTATCAATAAATGGGTTAGAAATACTCTTGATATCGGTGTAATCAAGTAGCTTGGCTTTGGCTTTGCGAAGTATAAAAAGCGCGGCAGAGCGTAGCGTGGTCGCGGTGAATTTTACCGATATCATACGTTGTTTTTGTACGATTTTGTATGAGATGCATAATACGAGTCGTAAGCTGATCTTCCCATAAAGGGGATTGATCAACCTTAGGAAAAAGGAGAAGGAACGGTGGTTGCTTTTTTTATAAAGGAAATTCCGTTGTTCTTTCTAACGGTCATTGGCAATGTTCAGTTAATGACTGGAAATGGGATTGGAAAATTGAAAAGGAAAAGCAGATAAAAAACTGTCGCAAAAGGCTCCATTGAGGGCCTTCACGACAGTCTTTTTTAGTTAATACCTAATTGACGTTTTAAAATTCGTTTTGTCACTTCCAGTTCAACATCATCTAGCTTATAAATATAAGCACCGTTATTCGGATCATGACCGTCCGTTCCCTTTAAGGTTAAATGGTCTATTTTTAAGTCGCCGGATGTACCGAAGCTAACGAGCGACTTCATCTGAGAGAACGAAAGGTTTGTTTTCATATTTTGTCCGACTGCTTCAATTACGTCCGGATACTTAGTGACTGCATTGACGGATTTGGCTTTTTTGACAATCGCCTCTAAAATCATCTGCTGACGTTCGCCGCGCATAATATCGTTGTCATGTTTTCTTGTTCGGGCCAACGCCAAGGCTTCTTCTCCGCTGAGATTATGAACTCCGGGCGTTAAATGGACGGGTTCTGAGTCGGTTGAATTTTTTTCAGTGAATTCATACGGTACTTTTACTTTCACTCCGCCTAGAGCATTTACCACATCCACAAAACCTTTGAAATTCATTTTGACATAAAAGTCTACCGGAACATCAAGCAAGTGTTCTACTGTATCGATGGTTGCCTGAGTTCCTCCATAGGCATGAGCATGGGTAATTTTTTGCTTTTCTCCAATAATGGGAATATACACATAAGAATCACGAGGGATGCTTAACAGTTTTACACTATGATTCTTTCTATTTAGTGTTGCGAGAATCAGAGCATCTGATCTTGTTTTTTGTTTGAAATCGGGACTTCTGTCATCCACTCCTATAAATAAAATGCTGATATTGTCCTTGCTAGGATCCACAGCTTTATCTCTCAAATCAGATTTTTCAACAGCTGGGTCATAAGCATCGGTAAAAACCGTTTCTGCTTTTTTATATAAATAGGCTCCATAACCTGCTGCTGTAGATGCCACTAGAATGAAGGGGAGTAGTAGAAAGAACATGATTCTTCTTCGTCGTTTCCTCCGTTTTCTCCGTTCTCTGATCTGCTGTCTCTGTTCAGCCATACCATTGCTCCTTTTGCGAATAATGAAATAAAGCGAAATCAACAAATTTTTTCAAATTTCAACAAGTCTTCTAAACTCCATTTTACTATGAAGAAGCATTGTTCGTAAATTATTTTATGGAAATCGCTTAATAGACTTTGTTTATTTTCAAAAATTCTGCAGAAAAAATAGGTCTCCTTTTTGAAGGAAACCTCTCCATACAGATCGGAAAAACAAGCGGCATGGTCGGAAGCTCATAAATAAGATTAAATGAAATAGGACTTTTACCGGTGTTAAAAAAGGAAACAGGGATTTTCTTTGATGAAGAATTTGACGTACAGACCGGGCACCTGGAAGTTCATGATTGGCATGTTTAAGCTGAGTTTCCGGAGAAAGTTTTTAAACTGAATGTAAAGAGCTTCAGCTTTGTTACATTTCGATATCCTTTTCTAAATAAAGCATATCGCCTTCCGTAATGGCTGCCTGTCCATTCGTCAGCTCAGTCATCCACTTTTTGAACGTTTCTTTATCTCCTTCTTCGACAAATGTTTCAATGGTGACTCGGTCCAAGTAATGAATATCTTTTATATCATAAACTGAAGACCTTAACTCATTTTCTACTTTTCCGAGAAGGTGGTAATCCAATGTAGTATGCATGACCCTCGTCAATCTTCGTTCGACAATACCGGTATGGTTAAGCCCCTCGGAGACTGATTTGCTGTAGGCGCGAATTAATCCACCGGCCCCTAGCTTGATTCCTCCGAAGTATCTGGTAACCACTACGACTGTATCTTTTAAATTTCGTTTTTTAAGCACTTCCAGCATCGGAACACCTGCGGTACCACTCGGCTCACCGTCATCATTTGCTTTTTGAATCTGATCATGCTCGCCGATCATGTAGCAAGAGCAATTGTGAGTGGCGTTCCAATGCTTTTTTTTGATTTCCGCGATAAAATTTATTGCCTCTTCTTCTGTTTCCGCTCGATT of the Bacillus smithii genome contains:
- a CDS encoding YigZ family protein encodes the protein MLPNYYTVKGYGEHEIVIQKSRFIAHVNRAETEEEAINFIAEIKKKHWNATHNCSCYMIGEHDQIQKANDDGEPSGTAGVPMLEVLKKRNLKDTVVVVTRYFGGIKLGAGGLIRAYSKSVSEGLNHTGIVERRLTRVMHTTLDYHLLGKVENELRSSVYDIKDIHYLDRVTIETFVEEGDKETFKKWMTELTNGQAAITEGDMLYLEKDIEM
- the ltrA gene encoding group II intron reverse transcriptase/maturase, translating into MRMEQVLSRENLLEALHRVERNKGSHGVDGMSVSELRPYMMEHWHEIRTSLLEGTYKPQPIRRVEIPKPNGGKRKLGIPTVIDRFIQQALNQALTPIFDPGFSENSFGFRPNKQAHQAVRKAKSYIKEGYRWVIDMDLEKFFDHVNHDKLMHLIGKKIRDGRILHLIREFLKAGIMENGLVTSNLEGTPQGGPLSPLLSNIMLDPLDKELERRNLRFVRYADDCNIFVKSRKAGKRVMENMTNFIEKELSLKVNREKTALDRPWKRDYLGFSFTYHKEPKIRIARKSIQKMKQRIRELTSRSHSISMEERIKRLNQYLMGWCGYFSLADTPTVFKNLDKWIRRRLRMMIWKQWKKPKTKVKKLIQLGVQPYKAYEWGNSRKSYWRISKSPILHQTLGNSYWSSQGLKSLYRKYGEKRHLFD
- a CDS encoding accessory Sec system S-layer assembly protein translates to MFPLFRKKKKEDIQLEGLTNTIDSAELVDSPQQGDQDSEVKTELSIHPLWNVSKEQYYVFRFLNNELPTLKPNQLSLSSIQWEETPEGLSVTAFIRNSLKKPIQLEEVPLILLDENREVVAKHTFNLHDAGEIPAESSRPWTFVFPKESLLKDHLQKEGWTLAFDLSTKQHQLDLEPSWEQSLPDEEKKKLQQLVSQLEPPKKNELNFMGLEAKMLQSGDLAVTLLIRNGYEKAIQIQQLPLRIIDANDAIAAEGQFNIGQLEIKPNTTKPWTFIFPKNNIKKSAPDLSSWKAVVIQKQD
- a CDS encoding glycosyltransferase family 4 protein gives rise to the protein MVYLTFVLCFIASLLLTPLAKKLAIAIGAVDKPNYRKVHQKIMPRMGGLAIFLSFLIGLLVLRPQDPYNWPIIIGSFIIVLTGLLDDKFELSPKLKLAGQLLAAIVVVVIGGVHVEFINLPFGGQLEFGLLSVPLTILWIVGVTNAINLIDGLDGLAAGVSSIALITISFMAFLKGDAYVMSIALILLGSTLGFLIYNFHPAKIFMGDTGALFLGYMMSVVSLLGFKNVTVLSFVIPVIILGVPISDTFFAIIRRFIHKKPLSAPDKSHLHHCLLRMGYTHKQTVLIIYAISAMFGLAAIIFSMATIWGALLFGAILIIGIELFVESVGLVGSDYQPLLRLVMRKSR
- the secA2 gene encoding accessory Sec system translocase SecA2, whose protein sequence is MISLIKNMVDANERRLKKYYKLVEKINEIEPEFEKLSDQELQQKTIWFKQQLQNGKTIDDIKVEAFATVREAAKRILGMRHYDVQLIGGLVLTEGNIAEMATGEGKTLVASLPSYLRALEGKGVHVITVNEYLAKRDREIIGPIHEFLGLTVGLNLPLMEQSEKKQAYLADITYGVGTEFGFDYLRDNMATRAEDRVQRPYHFAIIDEVDSILIDEAKTPLIIAGKVRASSELHYIAAQLAKKFKNEEDYSFDMETKAVSLTDQGIEKVENAFGIDNLYDLEHQILYHYVIQAVRAHVMFKRDVDYIVKDGKIFLVDSFTGRIMEGRTLSDGLHQAIEAKEGLEITEENKTQASITIQNYFRMYPYLSGMTGTAKTEEQEFLRVYNMEVIQIPTNKPKQRIDLPDRIYKTIHDKYTAVAKEVKKRHEKGQPVLIGTTSILQSEKLAKYLDQEHLDYELLNAKSADQEAALIAKAGQRGQITIATNMAGRGTDIILEEGVAQLGGLHVIGTERHESRRIDNQLKGRAGRQGDPGSTQFFISLEDDMFQRFASKEMEKLSKKIKTDSTGLVLNKKMDEFVNKIQRIVEGSNFSVREYNLKLDDVINMQRNVIYGLRNKIIDESDLLKLYFEMIDSAVKEQIQRLCPETETPDNWRLNQLLSTIQSFIPGETVNLPEGLEDLKDVEEAVFPAVASYKKRIEQLNFAEWASYIKEIMLSVIDRHWIEHMESMTRLKEGIGLRSYQQEDPMRLYQKEGYEIFLETYHEIEKEISVRIAAFLKEMQTKE
- a CDS encoding LCP family protein; this encodes MAEQRQQIRERRKRRKRRRRIMFFLLLPFILVASTAAGYGAYLYKKAETVFTDAYDPAVEKSDLRDKAVDPSKDNISILFIGVDDRSPDFKQKTRSDALILATLNRKNHSVKLLSIPRDSYVYIPIIGEKQKITHAHAYGGTQATIDTVEHLLDVPVDFYVKMNFKGFVDVVNALGGVKVKVPYEFTEKNSTDSEPVHLTPGVHNLSGEEALALARTRKHDNDIMRGERQQMILEAIVKKAKSVNAVTKYPDVIEAVGQNMKTNLSFSQMKSLVSFGTSGDLKIDHLTLKGTDGHDPNNGAYIYKLDDVELEVTKRILKRQLGIN